The Urbifossiella limnaea genome has a window encoding:
- a CDS encoding cytochrome P460 family protein: MKSVLALAVGVAASLTWAAPSRTHATQDNPEKGRKTEWDGYHTWHRLTKGRAITGDPTGFLGNKEFEKGYREVYVNAAGAAVSQGQSPYLYPAGTVIVREVYADKKAWEEKKTPALTISIKLKAGAAPESKDWEYVLIPPGEKEQRGRGNSETGQFCTKCHLNAKASNDYHFTNASFFEGLKKKN; the protein is encoded by the coding sequence ATGAAAAGTGTGCTGGCGCTGGCGGTCGGGGTGGCCGCGTCTCTCACGTGGGCTGCCCCCTCCCGGACGCATGCGACCCAAGACAATCCCGAGAAGGGCCGGAAGACGGAGTGGGACGGGTACCACACGTGGCACCGCCTCACGAAGGGCCGGGCGATCACGGGCGACCCGACCGGGTTCCTGGGGAACAAGGAGTTCGAGAAGGGCTACCGCGAGGTGTACGTGAACGCGGCGGGCGCGGCGGTGAGCCAGGGTCAGTCGCCCTACCTCTACCCGGCGGGGACGGTCATCGTCCGTGAGGTCTACGCGGACAAGAAAGCCTGGGAGGAGAAGAAGACCCCGGCCCTGACCATCAGCATCAAGCTGAAGGCGGGTGCCGCGCCGGAATCGAAGGACTGGGAGTACGTGCTCATCCCGCCGGGGGAAAAGGAACAGCGCGGGCGTGGGAACTCCGAGACGGGGCAGTTCTGCACCAAGTGCCACCTCAACGCAAAAGCGAGCAACGACTATCACTTCACCAACGCGTCGTTCTTCGAGGGCCTGAAGAAGAAGAACTGA
- a CDS encoding alpha/beta fold hydrolase → MARVTIRGADLYFEEHGTGAEVIVFAHGCLLNCRQFDAQLAAFRGRYRCIAFDFRGQGRSQVTRRGYDMDSLTEDAAGLIRALGGAPCHFVGSSMGGFVGMRLAVRHAELLRSLVLVGSSASPEPSPWRFRLMSWAARLLGVRAVTPGVMPVQFGPHFLRDPRRDDERRAWFERIATASRAGAVRSAGGVISRPDFTGQLGRVRVPTLIVVGEDDRATPPEEARRMHAGIAASDLVIIPQAGHAVVVEQPAAVNQAVQRFLERNCDRNRGGVSEAEPHATADRGLISE, encoded by the coding sequence ATGGCACGTGTGACGATACGCGGAGCCGATCTCTACTTCGAGGAACACGGCACCGGGGCGGAGGTGATCGTCTTCGCCCACGGTTGTCTGCTCAACTGCCGCCAGTTCGACGCGCAACTGGCCGCCTTCCGCGGTCGCTACCGCTGTATCGCCTTCGACTTCCGAGGCCAGGGGCGGAGCCAGGTCACGCGGCGAGGCTACGACATGGATAGCCTCACCGAAGACGCGGCCGGCTTGATCCGGGCGCTGGGCGGTGCCCCATGCCACTTCGTCGGTAGCTCGATGGGCGGGTTCGTCGGCATGCGGTTGGCCGTCCGGCACGCCGAGCTGTTGCGCTCCCTGGTGCTCGTGGGGTCCTCCGCCTCCCCGGAGCCGAGCCCATGGCGCTTCCGCCTGATGAGTTGGGCCGCCCGGCTTCTGGGCGTCCGGGCTGTCACCCCCGGAGTCATGCCGGTGCAGTTCGGGCCGCACTTCCTCCGTGACCCGCGACGGGACGACGAACGCCGGGCCTGGTTCGAGCGGATCGCCACCGCGAGCCGCGCCGGGGCGGTCCGCTCGGCCGGCGGAGTCATCTCTCGCCCCGACTTTACGGGACAGCTCGGCCGGGTCCGGGTTCCGACTTTGATCGTCGTGGGCGAGGACGATCGGGCCACGCCTCCCGAAGAAGCACGGCGGATGCACGCTGGCATCGCCGCGTCGGATTTGGTCATAATCCCGCAGGCCGGGCACGCGGTAGTCGTTGAGCAGCCCGCGGCCGTTAATCAGGCCGTTCAGCGGTTTCTGGAGCGTAACTGCGACCGCAACCGGGGTGGTGTAAGCGAGGCCGAACCACACGCTACAGCAGACCGCGGCCTCATCAGCGAGTAG